From one Burkholderia latens genomic stretch:
- a CDS encoding TetR/AcrR family transcriptional regulator: MNASSGAEVRQHILNIAKPIMLHKGFSAVGLNEILAAAGIPKGSFYHYFGSKEAFGEALLQSYFDGYLEHLDNLLKHHAGTGAQRLMTYWSNWLYTQCADDPEGKCLVVKLGAEVSDLSEAMRAVLRRGTSQIVERLASGIQAGLADGSLSGVDDPAHTAAILYELWLGATLLEKIHRNRKPLERAMRETRQMLNLPPVADDGEHA; this comes from the coding sequence ATGAATGCATCTTCAGGCGCGGAAGTCCGCCAGCACATTCTGAATATCGCGAAGCCGATCATGCTCCACAAGGGGTTTTCGGCGGTCGGGCTGAACGAGATTCTCGCAGCGGCGGGCATCCCGAAGGGCTCGTTCTACCATTACTTCGGCTCGAAAGAGGCGTTCGGCGAGGCGCTGCTCCAATCGTATTTCGACGGCTATCTCGAGCATCTCGACAACCTGCTGAAGCACCACGCCGGCACGGGCGCGCAGCGCTTGATGACGTACTGGAGCAACTGGCTGTACACGCAATGCGCGGACGACCCCGAAGGCAAGTGTCTCGTGGTCAAGCTCGGCGCGGAAGTGTCCGATCTGTCCGAGGCGATGCGTGCGGTCTTGCGGCGCGGCACCAGCCAGATCGTCGAGCGGCTCGCGAGCGGCATCCAGGCCGGGCTGGCCGACGGTTCGCTGAGCGGCGTCGACGATCCAGCGCATACGGCCGCGATCCTGTACGAGCTGTGGCTCGGTGCGACGCTCCTGGAGAAGATTCACCGTAACCGCAAACCGCTCGAACGGGCCATGCGCGAAACGCGGCAGATGCTGAATCTGCCGCCCGTCGCGGATGACGGCGAGCACGCGTAA
- a CDS encoding type II toxin-antitoxin system HipA family toxin: MARRPRHDRLDLWMNGIAVGYWEVRRGVERLVYLPAWVDDPQGRPLSLSLPFTPGNQPHQGAIVADYFDNLLPDSQPIRRRIAQRYRLGSIAPFELLASIGRDCVGALQLLPPDDAPVDLQSIDGTVLDDAAVADVLRQATAAPLPGHPEHEGELRLSIAGAQEKTALLRDGNRWLLPSGSTPTTHIFKLPLGRVGNMQADMRTSVENEWLCSKIVAGYGLPVAACDIGRFDDQKALIVERFDRRPSRDGTWILRLPQEDMCQATGTPSAAKYESDGGPGIAAIMGILANSAEAAQDRMNFFVTQLVFWVLAAIDGHAKNFSIAHLPGNTYRSTPLYDVLSAHPIIGTRRNQLSPRRARLAMAVCGKNRHYVIADIQPRHWIAQGARVGLTEDDVRAAMAGVAARTEPVIQDVGARIPPDFPMDVADAIFDGMRRHARKLAAAD, from the coding sequence ATGGCCCGCCGCCCTCGTCACGACCGGCTCGACCTGTGGATGAACGGCATCGCGGTCGGTTATTGGGAAGTCCGGCGCGGCGTGGAGCGCCTCGTCTACCTGCCGGCTTGGGTCGACGATCCGCAGGGACGTCCGCTGTCGTTGTCGTTGCCGTTTACGCCCGGCAACCAGCCGCATCAAGGCGCGATCGTCGCCGACTATTTCGACAACCTGCTGCCGGATAGTCAGCCGATTCGTCGTCGCATCGCACAGCGCTACCGGCTCGGGTCGATCGCACCGTTCGAGTTGCTCGCGTCGATCGGCCGCGATTGCGTCGGCGCGCTGCAACTGTTGCCGCCCGATGACGCACCGGTCGACCTGCAGTCGATCGACGGCACCGTGCTCGACGACGCAGCCGTCGCCGACGTGCTACGCCAAGCGACCGCCGCGCCGCTGCCCGGCCACCCGGAGCACGAAGGCGAGCTCCGCCTGTCGATCGCCGGCGCGCAGGAAAAGACCGCGCTGCTGCGTGACGGCAACCGCTGGCTGCTGCCGTCCGGCAGCACGCCGACCACGCATATCTTCAAGCTGCCGCTGGGGCGCGTCGGTAACATGCAGGCGGACATGCGTACGTCGGTCGAGAACGAATGGCTGTGTTCGAAGATCGTCGCCGGCTATGGCCTGCCCGTCGCCGCTTGCGACATCGGCCGCTTCGACGACCAGAAGGCGCTGATCGTCGAGCGCTTCGATCGCCGGCCGTCGCGGGACGGCACGTGGATTCTCCGGCTTCCGCAGGAGGACATGTGCCAGGCGACCGGCACGCCGTCCGCCGCGAAATACGAATCCGACGGCGGCCCGGGCATCGCGGCGATCATGGGCATCCTCGCGAATTCCGCCGAGGCCGCGCAAGACCGCATGAACTTCTTCGTCACGCAGCTCGTGTTCTGGGTGCTCGCGGCAATCGACGGCCACGCGAAGAATTTCAGCATCGCGCATCTGCCGGGCAACACGTATCGCAGCACGCCGCTGTACGACGTGCTGTCCGCGCATCCGATCATCGGCACGCGGCGCAATCAGCTGTCGCCGCGGCGTGCGAGGCTCGCGATGGCCGTGTGCGGCAAGAATCGCCATTACGTGATCGCCGACATCCAGCCGCGCCACTGGATCGCGCAGGGCGCGCGTGTCGGCCTGACCGAGGATGACGTCCGCGCGGCGATGGCCGGCGTGGCAGCACGCACGGAACCGGTAATTCAGGATGTGGGGGCGCGCATTCCGCCGGACTTCCCGATGGACGTAGCCGATGCGATCTTCGACGGGATGCGCCGCCACGCGCGCAAGCTGGCAGCGGCCGATTAG
- a CDS encoding xanthine dehydrogenase family protein molybdopterin-binding subunit, which yields MSRGLIEAGRAGAGVSRRSFIKLGMSLGAAVGGGLLLGFSMPAAGDDARRSVIGGDAAEPAPPGVFAPNAFVQIDRSGKVTLVMPKVEMGQGVYTALPMLIAEELEVPLSNVTLDHAPPNEKLFLDPLLGGQLTGGSTSVRYAWEPLRRAGATARTRLVSAAAKQWNVDPATCRAENGEVQHPPSGRRAAYGQLADAAAKLPVPKDVALKKPEDFKLIGKPVKRLDSPEKVDGTAQFGLDVRVPGMVYAVIVNSPVFGGTVASVDDTATKKIPGVRQVVRVDNAVAVVGDHTWAAKRGASALVVKWNEGAGAKVSTKDLFADLAHAAANGNGAVARKEGDVGNAFAKAKTRVDAVYEQPLLAHATMEPVNCTVHVRGDACEIWVGTQVPTRARDTAQQLTGLSPDKIVIHNHLLGGGFGRRLETDMIGQAVKVAKQVNAPVKVIWTREEDVQHDMYRPCYYDKISAGLDANGKPIAWQHRIVGSSILARFAPPAVRDGVDPDAVEVAAELPYDLPNQLVDYVRQEPRHVPTAFWRGVGPTRSTFVVESFIDELAAQAKTDPVQYRRALLDKTPRARNVLDVATRAAGWGAALPKGQGRGVSVMHAFGSFFSIVIDVAVEDGEVQVKRAVCAVDCGMVVNPSTIEAQVQGGIIFGITGALYGEITIEDGRVVQSNFTDYRVMRINETPPIEVHLVKSAEAPGGIGEPGTAATAAALSNAIFAATGKRLRKLPVGSQLKTA from the coding sequence ATGTCGCGAGGACTGATCGAAGCCGGTCGGGCCGGCGCGGGCGTGTCGCGCCGTTCGTTTATCAAGCTGGGCATGTCGCTCGGCGCGGCCGTCGGCGGCGGCCTGCTGCTCGGTTTCAGCATGCCGGCCGCGGGTGACGATGCGCGGCGCTCGGTGATTGGAGGCGACGCAGCCGAACCGGCACCGCCGGGCGTTTTCGCACCGAACGCGTTCGTGCAGATCGACCGCAGCGGCAAGGTCACGCTGGTGATGCCGAAGGTCGAGATGGGGCAGGGCGTCTACACCGCGCTGCCGATGCTGATCGCCGAGGAACTCGAGGTGCCGCTGTCGAACGTGACGCTCGACCATGCGCCGCCGAACGAGAAGCTGTTCCTCGATCCGCTGCTCGGCGGCCAGCTTACGGGCGGCTCGACGTCGGTGCGCTACGCATGGGAACCGCTGCGCCGCGCGGGCGCCACCGCACGCACGCGGCTCGTTTCGGCCGCCGCGAAGCAATGGAACGTCGATCCGGCCACGTGCCGCGCCGAAAACGGCGAAGTGCAGCATCCGCCGAGCGGCCGGCGCGCAGCGTACGGGCAGCTCGCGGACGCCGCGGCGAAACTGCCGGTGCCGAAGGACGTCGCGTTGAAGAAACCGGAAGATTTCAAGCTGATCGGCAAGCCGGTGAAGCGGCTCGATTCGCCGGAGAAGGTCGACGGCACCGCGCAGTTCGGGCTCGACGTGCGTGTGCCCGGCATGGTGTATGCGGTGATCGTCAATAGCCCGGTGTTCGGCGGCACGGTCGCGAGCGTCGACGACACGGCCACGAAGAAGATTCCGGGCGTGCGCCAGGTAGTGCGCGTCGACAACGCGGTCGCGGTGGTCGGCGATCACACGTGGGCCGCGAAGCGCGGCGCGTCGGCGCTCGTCGTCAAGTGGAACGAAGGCGCGGGCGCGAAGGTGTCGACGAAGGATCTTTTCGCGGATCTCGCCCATGCAGCGGCAAACGGCAACGGTGCGGTCGCCCGCAAGGAGGGCGACGTCGGCAACGCGTTCGCGAAAGCGAAGACGCGTGTCGACGCGGTCTATGAACAGCCGTTGCTCGCGCACGCGACGATGGAGCCGGTGAACTGCACGGTACACGTACGCGGCGACGCGTGCGAGATCTGGGTCGGCACGCAGGTGCCGACGCGCGCACGCGACACCGCACAGCAGCTGACCGGGCTGTCGCCCGACAAGATCGTCATACACAATCACCTGCTCGGCGGCGGCTTCGGCCGGCGGCTCGAAACCGACATGATCGGCCAGGCGGTGAAGGTCGCCAAACAGGTCAACGCACCGGTGAAAGTGATCTGGACGCGCGAGGAAGACGTCCAGCACGACATGTACCGGCCGTGCTACTACGACAAGATCTCGGCCGGTCTCGACGCGAACGGCAAGCCCATCGCGTGGCAGCACCGGATCGTCGGCTCGTCGATCCTCGCGCGCTTCGCGCCGCCCGCGGTCAGGGACGGTGTCGATCCCGACGCGGTGGAAGTCGCGGCCGAACTGCCGTACGACCTGCCGAACCAGCTCGTCGACTACGTGCGCCAGGAGCCGCGCCACGTGCCGACCGCATTTTGGCGCGGCGTCGGGCCGACGCGCAGCACGTTCGTCGTCGAGAGCTTCATCGACGAGCTTGCCGCGCAAGCCAAGACCGACCCGGTGCAATATCGCCGAGCACTGCTCGACAAGACGCCGCGCGCCCGCAATGTGCTCGACGTCGCGACCCGGGCGGCCGGCTGGGGCGCGGCGTTGCCGAAGGGGCAAGGGCGCGGCGTATCGGTGATGCATGCGTTCGGCAGCTTTTTCTCGATCGTGATCGACGTCGCCGTGGAAGACGGCGAAGTGCAGGTCAAGCGCGCCGTGTGCGCGGTCGACTGCGGGATGGTCGTGAACCCGAGCACGATCGAGGCGCAGGTGCAGGGCGGCATCATCTTCGGGATTACCGGTGCGTTGTACGGCGAGATCACGATCGAGGACGGCCGCGTCGTTCAGAGCAACTTCACGGATTACCGTGTGATGCGCATCAACGAGACGCCGCCGATCGAGGTTCATCTCGTCAAAAGCGCCGAGGCGCCGGGCGGAATCGGCGAACCGGGCACCGCCGCGACCGCCGCGGCATTGTCGAACGCGATCTTCGCGGCGACCGGCAAGCGGCTGCGCAAGCTGCCGGTCGGCAGCCAGTTGAAGACGGCTTGA
- a CDS encoding DNA-binding protein, producing MPDTSADEHRLTAEIERLKAEFPKTRELYREVCALMFFRFGITPTANRLYQLVRKGSMSTPTAVLGEFWAELREKSRVRIEHPDLPADLQATAGELVAALWNRSSAEAAAALDALRAEVEAERAAAKAEVAAVQKDLSRTETALEQRTAALLSAQVRIHELEQARAADEASRRALQAEIDRLKSDNDAADRALAQARADFTSQLDRLRGDASRAEDRLRASEKRALQEIDRERVAAARLQKELDAAAARAEQRDIQHRRDLATLQAQLVDTQHRCGMLEGQLDGARATNAAYVAELGALRAERAERVERATRGQVRRTVGRAVGSAPRPPKPAARKRAAKLA from the coding sequence ATGCCCGACACGTCCGCAGACGAACACCGCCTAACTGCCGAAATCGAACGCCTGAAGGCCGAGTTCCCGAAAACGCGCGAGCTGTACCGCGAGGTATGCGCACTGATGTTTTTCCGTTTCGGCATCACGCCGACCGCGAACCGCCTCTATCAACTCGTGCGCAAAGGCAGCATGAGCACGCCGACGGCAGTGCTCGGCGAGTTTTGGGCCGAATTGCGGGAAAAGAGCCGCGTTCGCATCGAGCATCCGGACTTGCCCGCCGATCTGCAGGCGACGGCGGGCGAACTGGTCGCGGCGTTGTGGAATCGCTCGAGCGCGGAAGCGGCCGCCGCGCTCGATGCATTGCGCGCCGAAGTGGAGGCCGAGCGTGCGGCGGCGAAAGCCGAGGTCGCCGCGGTGCAAAAGGATCTGTCCCGCACCGAAACCGCGCTGGAGCAACGCACGGCGGCATTGCTGTCGGCGCAGGTGCGCATCCATGAGCTCGAACAGGCGAGGGCCGCCGACGAAGCCTCGCGCCGCGCCCTGCAAGCCGAAATCGACCGGCTGAAGTCCGACAACGACGCCGCCGATCGCGCACTGGCGCAGGCGCGCGCCGATTTCACGTCGCAGCTCGATCGCTTGCGCGGCGACGCAAGCCGCGCCGAGGACCGCCTGCGCGCGTCGGAGAAACGCGCACTTCAGGAGATCGATCGCGAGCGGGTCGCCGCCGCCCGGCTGCAAAAGGAGCTCGACGCAGCCGCCGCGCGCGCCGAACAGCGCGACATCCAGCACAGGAGGGATCTCGCGACGTTGCAGGCGCAACTGGTTGACACGCAACATCGATGCGGGATGCTCGAAGGTCAACTCGACGGCGCCCGCGCGACCAATGCCGCATACGTCGCCGAGCTCGGCGCATTGCGTGCGGAGCGAGCCGAACGGGTCGAACGAGCCACGCGAGGGCAGGTGCGCAGGACCGTGGGCCGCGCGGTTGGCAGCGCTCCGCGCCCACCGAAGCCGGCCGCACGCAAACGCGCCGCCAAACTCGCATGA
- a CDS encoding putative quinol monooxygenase gives MALYVMASVFPKPEHAQAVEAELRSMVAATRAEPGNRRYDLFREQDGSPALHLFEVYDDQAAFDAHLASPHFTAFRSKSADWFSAPPVIKVLSGIDAAE, from the coding sequence ATGGCGCTTTACGTAATGGCCTCGGTGTTCCCGAAGCCCGAACACGCGCAGGCCGTCGAGGCTGAGTTGCGCAGCATGGTCGCGGCCACCCGCGCAGAACCCGGCAACCGCCGCTACGACCTGTTCCGCGAGCAGGACGGTTCGCCTGCGCTGCACCTGTTCGAGGTATACGACGACCAGGCCGCATTCGACGCACATCTCGCGAGCCCGCACTTCACCGCGTTTCGCAGCAAGTCGGCCGACTGGTTCTCGGCGCCGCCCGTGATCAAGGTGCTGTCGGGCATCGATGCGGCCGAATAA
- a CDS encoding 4-hydroxyphenylpyruvate dioxygenase family protein → MPGTSHPLSSDTPPVADPAANPLGMAGLEFVEFAAPVPDALAQRFEQLGFKAVARHVSKNVTLYRQGQMQFLINAEPDSFAARYAEEYGMGVCAIGLRVASARRAFERAIDLGEWAFEGERIGVGELKIPAIQGIGDSHLYFVDRWRGRDGQRGGVGDISIFDIDFRPIDIATAHADLDCAGTGLQQVDHFTQTVGAGRMREWLDFYHDLLHFREIHEIDAHWHVSEESRVMVSPCGAVRIPVYEEGTRRTELMHAYLPDHPGEGVQHVALATDDILASVDALRANGVEFIEPPARYYDEVDARLPGHGVDLDALRRRAVLVDGEVGSDGVARLFFQTFVKRRPGEIFFEIVQRQGHHGFGEGNLAALARARDAG, encoded by the coding sequence ATGCCCGGCACTTCCCACCCTTTGTCCAGCGATACGCCGCCCGTTGCCGATCCGGCCGCCAATCCGCTCGGGATGGCGGGGCTCGAATTCGTCGAATTCGCAGCACCGGTGCCGGACGCGCTCGCGCAACGCTTCGAGCAACTCGGGTTCAAGGCGGTCGCGCGCCACGTCAGCAAGAACGTCACGCTGTACCGGCAAGGGCAGATGCAGTTCCTGATCAATGCCGAGCCCGATTCGTTCGCTGCGCGCTACGCGGAGGAGTATGGAATGGGGGTCTGCGCGATCGGGCTGCGGGTGGCCAGCGCGCGGCGGGCTTTCGAGCGCGCAATCGACCTCGGCGAATGGGCGTTCGAGGGCGAGCGCATCGGGGTCGGCGAGCTGAAGATCCCCGCGATTCAGGGAATCGGCGATTCGCACCTCTATTTCGTCGACCGCTGGCGCGGGCGGGACGGCCAGCGCGGCGGTGTCGGCGACATCTCGATTTTCGACATCGATTTCCGGCCGATCGACATCGCGACCGCGCATGCCGATCTCGACTGCGCGGGCACGGGCCTGCAGCAGGTCGACCACTTCACGCAGACGGTCGGCGCGGGGCGCATGCGCGAGTGGCTCGACTTCTACCACGATCTGTTGCACTTCCGCGAAATCCATGAGATCGACGCGCACTGGCATGTGTCGGAAGAATCGCGCGTGATGGTGTCGCCATGCGGCGCGGTGCGGATCCCGGTGTATGAGGAGGGTACGCGCCGCACCGAGCTGATGCACGCGTATTTGCCGGACCATCCGGGCGAAGGTGTCCAGCACGTCGCGCTGGCGACCGACGACATTCTTGCGAGCGTCGACGCGCTGCGTGCGAACGGCGTCGAGTTCATCGAGCCGCCGGCGCGCTATTACGACGAAGTCGATGCGCGATTGCCGGGGCATGGCGTCGATCTCGATGCGCTGCGCCGCCGTGCGGTGCTGGTCGACGGCGAGGTGGGCAGCGACGGCGTGGCGCGGCTGTTTTTCCAGACGTTCGTCAAACGGAGGCCCGGCGAAATTTTCTTCGAGATCGTGCAGCGGCAGGGGCATCACGGATTCGGGGAAGGCAACCTCGCGGCGCTTGCTCGCGCGCGCGACGCCGGTTGA
- a CDS encoding (2Fe-2S)-binding protein: MVTLNINGENHTVDAPDDMPLLWALRDVVGLTGTKFGCGIAQCGACTVHLDGVAARSCVLPVAAVAGRKITTIEAVGATPAGQKVQDAWRELDVVQCGYCQSGQVMAATALIASNPNPSDADIDAAMAGNICRCGTYNRIRAAIKHAAKGS, from the coding sequence ATGGTCACCCTCAATATCAACGGCGAGAACCACACGGTCGACGCCCCCGACGACATGCCCCTGTTGTGGGCGCTGCGCGACGTCGTCGGCCTGACCGGCACGAAATTCGGCTGCGGTATCGCGCAATGCGGCGCGTGCACCGTCCATCTCGACGGCGTTGCCGCGCGCTCGTGCGTGCTGCCGGTCGCGGCGGTCGCCGGCCGCAAGATCACGACGATCGAAGCCGTCGGCGCGACGCCGGCCGGGCAGAAAGTCCAGGACGCGTGGCGCGAGCTCGACGTCGTCCAGTGCGGTTACTGCCAGTCCGGCCAGGTGATGGCGGCTACCGCGCTGATCGCATCGAACCCGAACCCGAGCGACGCCGACATCGACGCGGCAATGGCCGGCAACATCTGCCGTTGCGGGACGTACAACCGAATTCGTGCGGCGATCAAGCACGCCGCGAAGGGGAGCTGA
- a CDS encoding NADP-dependent oxidoreductase: MPQSKTTNRRIVLNSRPAGAPTPNDFRTETGDVPVPGPGQVLLRTVWLSLDPYMRGRMSDAPSYAPPVELGDVMVGGTVSRVVASNLPAYREGDLVVAGGGWQDYSLSDGSDLIPLGGDFAHPSYALGVLGMPGFTAYTGLLKIGEPKPGETVVVAAASGAVGAVVGQIAKLKGCRVVGIAGGADKVAYVKDTLGFDACIDHRDPQFAAKLKEACPNGIDVYFENVGGAVFDAVWPLLNDHARVPVCGIIAHYNDAAYDDKAVSTGRDRVPALMGTILRKRIRMQGFIILDHYATDYASFLKEMSEWVAQGKVKTREDVIPDLADAPNALIGLLAGRNFGKVVVRVGPDELA; this comes from the coding sequence ATGCCGCAAAGCAAGACAACAAACCGCAGAATCGTCCTGAATTCGCGCCCCGCAGGCGCGCCCACCCCGAACGATTTCCGCACCGAGACCGGCGACGTGCCGGTGCCCGGCCCCGGCCAGGTGCTGCTGCGCACGGTGTGGCTGTCGCTCGATCCGTACATGCGCGGCCGGATGAGCGACGCGCCGTCGTATGCGCCGCCGGTCGAACTCGGCGACGTGATGGTCGGCGGCACCGTCAGCCGCGTCGTCGCGTCTAATCTGCCCGCGTATCGGGAAGGCGACCTGGTCGTCGCGGGCGGCGGCTGGCAGGACTATTCGCTGTCCGACGGCAGCGATCTGATTCCGCTCGGCGGCGACTTCGCGCATCCGTCGTATGCGCTCGGCGTGCTGGGCATGCCCGGATTCACCGCATACACCGGGCTGCTGAAAATCGGCGAGCCGAAGCCGGGCGAAACCGTGGTCGTGGCCGCCGCGAGCGGGGCGGTCGGCGCGGTCGTCGGGCAGATCGCGAAGCTGAAGGGTTGCCGCGTGGTCGGCATCGCGGGCGGCGCCGACAAGGTCGCGTACGTGAAGGACACGCTCGGCTTCGACGCGTGCATCGATCACCGCGATCCGCAGTTCGCGGCCAAGCTGAAGGAGGCCTGTCCGAACGGCATCGACGTCTATTTCGAGAACGTCGGCGGCGCCGTGTTCGATGCCGTGTGGCCGCTGCTCAACGACCATGCGCGCGTGCCCGTATGCGGAATCATCGCGCATTACAACGACGCGGCTTACGACGACAAAGCGGTGTCGACCGGCCGCGACCGCGTGCCCGCGCTGATGGGCACGATTTTGCGCAAACGCATCCGGATGCAGGGTTTCATCATCCTCGATCACTATGCGACGGACTATGCGTCGTTCCTGAAGGAAATGAGCGAGTGGGTCGCGCAGGGGAAGGTAAAGACGCGCGAGGATGTGATCCCCGATCTCGCCGACGCGCCGAATGCGCTGATCGGCTTGCTCGCCGGCAGGAATTTCGGCAAGGTCGTCGTGCGTGTCGGACCGGATGAACTGGCCTGA
- a CDS encoding c-type cytochrome has translation MRNVTQNRPIRVNRAARTLGRSLLALFALMTATGSQAAQTAPPDSALVARGAYLAKAGDCVACHTAPRGTPFAGGLKMVTPMGAIYTTNITPDPETGIGGYTEAEFAGALRKGVAKDGHNLYPAMPYPSYAKLKDDDVKALYAYFMHGVEPVKQANRPSDIPWPLNMRWPLALWNAVFLDTTPYADKPGKDAAWNRGAYLVQGLGHCGSCHTPRGVGFQEKALDEGGAAFLSGAAIDNWFASNLTGEHNTGLGRWNEADVAQFLKTGANRHATAFGSMVSVINHSTQELTDDDLAAISRYLKSLPAAGGTGAPPYRYDPKATQVALGRPANDPGAKVYNAYCLHCHGVDGRGYAPLLAPLAGNPNVLEADASSLINVTLNGSDTLVIGGVPSAYPMPAFANELNDRQIADVLTFMRAGWNNGAPAVQAADVAKLRKATAAAR, from the coding sequence ATGCGAAACGTCACCCAGAATCGTCCGATCCGCGTGAATCGCGCAGCTCGCACGCTCGGCCGATCGCTGCTCGCGCTGTTCGCACTGATGACCGCGACGGGAAGCCAAGCCGCGCAAACGGCGCCGCCCGACAGCGCGCTGGTTGCACGCGGCGCGTATCTCGCGAAGGCCGGCGACTGCGTCGCGTGCCACACCGCGCCGCGCGGCACGCCGTTCGCCGGCGGCCTGAAGATGGTCACGCCTATGGGCGCGATCTACACGACGAACATCACGCCCGACCCCGAAACGGGCATCGGCGGCTATACCGAAGCGGAGTTTGCCGGCGCGCTGCGCAAGGGCGTCGCGAAGGACGGGCACAACCTCTATCCGGCGATGCCGTATCCGTCGTACGCGAAGCTGAAGGACGACGACGTGAAGGCGTTGTATGCGTACTTCATGCACGGCGTCGAGCCGGTGAAGCAGGCGAACCGTCCGTCCGACATCCCGTGGCCGCTCAACATGCGCTGGCCGCTGGCGCTGTGGAACGCGGTGTTCCTCGACACGACGCCGTATGCCGACAAGCCGGGGAAGGACGCGGCGTGGAACCGCGGCGCGTACCTCGTGCAAGGGCTCGGGCATTGCGGGTCGTGCCATACGCCGCGTGGCGTCGGCTTCCAGGAAAAGGCGCTGGATGAAGGCGGTGCGGCGTTCCTGTCGGGGGCTGCGATCGACAACTGGTTCGCGTCGAACCTGACCGGCGAGCACAACACCGGGCTCGGCCGCTGGAACGAGGCCGACGTCGCGCAGTTCCTGAAGACCGGCGCGAACCGGCACGCGACCGCGTTCGGCTCGATGGTGAGCGTGATCAATCACAGCACGCAGGAGCTGACCGACGACGATCTGGCGGCGATCTCGCGCTACCTGAAATCGCTGCCGGCGGCGGGCGGCACCGGTGCGCCGCCGTATCGTTACGACCCGAAGGCGACGCAGGTCGCGCTGGGCCGGCCGGCGAACGATCCGGGCGCAAAGGTGTATAACGCTTACTGCCTGCATTGCCATGGCGTCGACGGGCGCGGCTACGCGCCGCTGCTCGCGCCGCTCGCCGGCAATCCGAACGTGCTCGAGGCCGATGCATCGTCGCTGATCAACGTGACGCTGAACGGCAGCGACACACTCGTGATCGGCGGCGTGCCGTCCGCATATCCGATGCCGGCGTTCGCGAACGAGCTGAACGATCGGCAAATCGCCGACGTGCTGACGTTCATGCGTGCCGGCTGGAACAACGGCGCGCCGGCCGTGCAGGCGGCGGACGTCGCGAAACTGCGCAAGGCGACGGCAGCCGCGCGTTGA
- a CDS encoding helix-turn-helix domain-containing protein, protein MGFPVQTLSQLRPILVGFRKSAGLTQAQLAARLGVTQQSYAQLEANPSAVSIDRFFRVLNVLGVRLTLEPGTPDVVLPPDLAPAPPRKRVAAARRRSSDTPDTPARAPAAVNGPSSVARKRAAAAPRKHRDIKREDW, encoded by the coding sequence ATGGGATTCCCTGTCCAGACCTTGAGCCAGCTGCGTCCGATCCTCGTCGGCTTTCGGAAGTCGGCGGGACTTACGCAGGCGCAGCTCGCCGCCCGCCTCGGCGTGACGCAGCAGTCGTATGCGCAGCTCGAAGCGAATCCGTCCGCGGTCAGCATCGACCGGTTCTTCAGGGTGCTGAACGTACTCGGTGTTCGCTTGACACTCGAGCCCGGTACGCCGGACGTCGTGTTGCCGCCCGATCTGGCGCCCGCGCCCCCGCGCAAACGCGTTGCGGCCGCGCGCCGGCGTTCGTCCGATACGCCCGATACACCGGCTCGCGCGCCAGCCGCCGTGAACGGCCCATCCAGCGTAGCGCGCAAGCGCGCCGCCGCCGCGCCACGAAAGCATCGCGACATTAAGCGGGAGGACTGGTGA